In Crassostrea angulata isolate pt1a10 chromosome 6, ASM2561291v2, whole genome shotgun sequence, a genomic segment contains:
- the LOC128186782 gene encoding piggyBac transposable element-derived protein 2-like produces MKPTGTYAAQEFEKRGHRDADWIDTSPQEIKAYFGLHILMGTNQLPSVDMYWSQNKFLGNQGFKDTMSRSRFRRLTEYLHLNDNTTQGPVGSPEYDWLHKIRPLIEMTRRNFQRYMMPGQCQSIDEGMIRYKGHYFAKQYTPCKPIKRGMKVWMRCEPNGYTNDYKIYLGKHDEMQGQSLGERVVKHLSKPLKWKGHHLFFDRYFTSIPLLQNLEVNGIYACGTINTNRKGFPHELKNPTFSGRGDTEQLQHDNLVATAWKDAKPVHIVSTTSDPLGDGPTHRRGPGGEVILIQRPPAVAAYQENYYGVDRAMQYRSKCPIGRQSRKYWKYFMNFILEVALVNTFLLWKMTPGVVKPRKHYSLGDLHVDVAMSLIEDFSNRKQPRHLGKHLITAAGLSEHHSMKFTCKLRNDNTNTCKFSLEIIAIYSVHIFL; encoded by the exons ATGAAACCAACAGGTACGTACGCTGCTCAGGAATTCGAGAAAAGAGGTCACCGTGACGCGGATTGGATTGACACTTCTCCTCAGGAAATCAAGGCGTATTTTGGCCTGCACATCCTTATGGGCACCAACCAGCTTCCAAGTGTAGATATGTACTGGTCACAAAACAAGTTCTTAG GAAACCAAGGATTCAAAGACACTATGAGTAGGAGCCGTTTCCGGAGATTGACAGAGTATCTACACTTGAATGACAATACAACTCAAGGCCCTGTGGGATCTCCTGAGTATGACTG GCTTCACAAGATACGCCCATTGATAGAGATGACTCGGAGAAATTTCCAGAGGTATATGATGCCTGGACAGTGTCAGAGCATAGATGAGGGGATGATACGCTACAAAGGTCATTACTTCGCAAAGCAGTATACACCATGCAAACCTATCAAAAGAGGGATGAAG GTCTGGATGAGATGTGAACCAAACGGATATACCAACGATTATAAAATCTATTTGGGCAAGCATGACGAGATGCAAGGACAGTCTCTTGGAGAACGGGTGGTTAAACATTTATCCAAACCACTTAAATGGAAAGGTCACCACCTTTTCTTTGACAG GTACTTTACATCAATCCCATTGCTTCAAAATCTTGAAGTTAATGGTATTTATGCTTGTGGTACCATCAATACCAATCGCAAAGGATTCCCTCATGAGCTGAAGAACCCAACTTTTAGTGGTCGTGGCGATACCGAGCAACTGCAACATGACAATTTGGTTGCAACAGCATGGAAAGATGCCAAACCA GTTCATATTGTTTCAACCACATCAGATCCACTTGGAGATGGTCCAACACATCGTCGAGGACCTGGGGGTGAAGTCATATTAATACAGCGGCCACCAGCTGTTGCTGCCTACCAGGAGAACTACTATGGTGTTGATCGTGCCATGCAGTATCGCTCCAAGTGTCCCATTGGTCGACAGTCAAGAAAGTACTGGAAATACTTTATGAATTTCATCCTGGAAGTGGCCCTGGTCAATACATTTCTCCTTTGGAAGATGACCCCTGGTGTGGTGAAACCAAGGAAACATTATTCGTTAGGTGATCTTCATGTTGATGTTGCCATGAGTCTTATTGAAGATTTTTCTAACAGGAAGCAGCCTAGGCATTTAGGAAAACATCTGATCACAgcagcaggtttgagtgagcaTCACAGCATGAAGTTTACATGTAAACttagaaacgataatacaaatacgtgtaaattttcattggaaataattgctatatattctgttcatatatttttatga